The sequence below is a genomic window from Gossypium hirsutum isolate 1008001.06 chromosome A11, Gossypium_hirsutum_v2.1, whole genome shotgun sequence.
GTAAGTCTCTTGATCCAACTTactaattcatattcaatttatggCTCATGAGCCGTTTAAGTATTACTAATCTAATCAAGTattacttcttcttctttttcccacCTCCAATGGAAGGTAAAAGTTACTGCATCCGATGATCTAACTCGTGAAGGACTACAATCTAAATTCCGTGATTTAGTGAACCAACTTTATGACAATGGCAATGACAAAGTGAAATGCAAAGATTTCCCAGGCTTGGAACAGGCATTGAAGAATGCTAGGGGGGAAATCCCAGAGTACCTCGAATCTATTGCCATCCAAATCGAAAAAGATCGTGGAGAAACTACTGAATTTGTTCTGATCAACATTCAAATTCTGGTCTGTGCTGCGATCAAAGAGATGGAAGATTTCTCGGTTGGGGATTTGGATTGGGATACGTTGAAAAAGTGGGGCGCCACACTTAATTACGCTGCTGAGAAATTTGGTTTTCAAGTGAGATTTGCTGATAATCTGTTGAAGGAGAAATTGCTCGCCTATTTTGCTGTTCAAAATCTTTACAAATCGACTGCAAAAAAATAGCTACGCAAAAGCAAATGGTtgtgttgttattgttgttggCTTGCTGCTATGTCTACAATAGTATTGTCTTTAATGTGTTTGTCCTTAACTCTGGATTTCCATATGAAGTTTATTGAGATCAATATTATGTTTGTTGCTTAAAAAATTTAAGCACCAAATAAATTAaggattgaattttaagttataaattttgtttagtctattaattaaaattaaatactaaagaGGGTACAAGATTGAATTCATCAATTtcgtaaaaaattaatttaatttatgtttgatTATGAGGTCTAAGCTCAATTTTGAGtttgaattaaaatattcaatattaaaattaaagtcATGAGTTATTGATGTCAAATATTAGtaagtttgaatttgatttttttcgttGCTCTATTTTgggattattaaatttttttatttttaacaaaaattattataatttttaaaaatttttaaaattcttataaaatttcaataatttttacaatttctaatcattatttaaaaattttaatgatattcacaatttttaacaatttttacgactttttaatacttttaaatattatttatgttttaataaatttgaaaaaaataatttttacaagtttttttttacatttttacaatgatgtttctttttacttttatattattatttaaattcctGATTGATTGGTGTCACATCCACACCAACTCGATTTGAGAAATTACTAAATTacctttatatattttaaataaattatattcttataatggcaattttgtctttttacattttaaataaaatcaataaaaaattacaaatatgaaGGGTTGAACCTATACCATTATCAAACATAAAACCTCAACTTTACCACTCCAATCAAtgcttttttttgtatattttaatagtattacacaaaatttttgacccacatttttattttaattccatattatatatatatttgttattattattaatttcaaaccatacatttttatttatcgTAGGTTAATTTTAAACGCATATATGTGTGATAGAATTTTTAGTATATAATATtcacttaaaatatataaaaataaaatttatataatatttgctctaatataattttaccaaaaaaacaATTCATagtatcattaaaaataattaaagttaaaaattattattttattttaataaaaatacataaaaaagtgTCATATCAATTCAAGTTGAAGTCAAAATTGAAtataactttgattttttttatcggAATTGgaacaattaaattaatatttaatttcaaatcaagtCAATAATTAGTGTATATAATATCAAGTCGAGGTCAAAGTGGTGAAAGCCCATCCGCTCCACCACTATTACATCTATATTCTCAAAGTTTCCTTGATCTTTGCACATCAAATGTACATCATTGTTTACAGAACTAAACTAAACTCGTAAATGGAATCAATTAGATTGAGAACCGatcaagatattgattcaaaatAAAGGGTTAGACGATTGACCCGTAAACTGATCAGATTAGTTGAATCGAATGATTGAACCAGTTGAACTGTAATCaaactaattaaactaattttttattcttaatataattttattttattcaatcgaACTGAAAAAAACAATTGAATTTAAAATCGATAATATTATCAGTTGGATCAATTATGAAAACTTCATCTAcattcttcccttttttttctctatGATTTAACAAgcaattttatatatgaactttaattttgtacaattttatacatgaaattttgatttgatcaaattCTTTTAAATGACTAACACAATtatttatttaacatcattttatgtttatagaaTGCATACATAAACAACTACATTtatccaatatgaaaataaataaatcatttttttaaatatgcataattaaatcaaaattaaagtttgaagTAAACATGagaaccacaattagagtttcgCGCGTATAGTTGCACCacattaaaatttatgtatacaattacacattaaatcaaaatttatatataattttgagatttattcccTTGCTTACTCTTTTTCTCCTCTCTTCTCTTCACTCCATCGAAGTAGTAAGTGTTGCCGAATTTTCTTATTCATTTTACTTAAtctctattctttttttttctttgattttgctGAATTTCCTCTTTTTAATGgcaatttctttaattaattgAGGAAATTTCCGTTATTTCAAAGAACATTTCATTGCTCGTTGACTTGcttatttctttctatttttgttCTAAATTGGtgttaaaaaaaagttagtaTTTCAATAATTTGATCTGATCTGAGTTAAATTTAGGATGGGGGCTTGGGATGCAGAACTTAAGTTTAATGTTGAGGATGGCATTTAGCAAAATACCCAAATTCTCTACTATCGTGAATGCTAAAGGGAAAATATTACCTAGAGACTATCTTTATGAGGTCGAATTCAGGGAGTAATCCATCATATATGAACCTAGAAGAGTATATGGGCCACCAAGAGAGTGCTGCAGGAGGGGATGTGTTGGCAAGCTGGGGCAGGGACAAATATCTCAATTTGGGAGGATGTGTGACTACCGAGATCTGTGGACTTCAAAGTTCACAATATTGTTAGGATTGGTGATTATAATGTTGTCTCGGAATTAATCGATCAAGAACAAAGATGCTGGAAGAGAGATGTTATTACCAATCATTTTTCCTCGAAAGAAGCTGAGCGCATCCTTTGTATTCCACTATCCAACACACTCAGGAAGACAGGTTGGTCTGGTGGGGTGAGGCACCTGGTGAGTACATCGTTAGGAGTGGTTACACAAGATTGTTATACATCTGAGCCTAGACACTACAATACTGATCACAACATTTTCTACAAGAAGTTGTGGCAGACAGATTTGCCATAAAAAATTAAGATTACAATATGGAGGCTACTTAATAACTACATTCCAACGTATTGTAATCTTTACAGAAGGCTTCGAAGTTCAACGTCTGTCCTTGATACTCAGATGGAACTGAAACAACAGAGCATGCTTTCCAAGATTTTATCACTGTAAAAGAAATATGATAGcagttagaaaaaaaaacatggaATCAGGATGTATTACAGAGTGGATTTAGAGACTAGTTAATGGAAATTGTGTCTACCATTTTAGCACGCAAATGTAGAACAGTGTTCTGTGCTCCTTAGATCATTTGGACAACAAGGAATAAAGAGATGCATGAAGGGATTAAAAAATCTTCACATGAATTAAGAGAATACCTCAAGGAAATTGATGATATAGAGAGAAATTTACATGCTAAGAGATTATGATGGAGAGATGGCGCCCACAAGATCCAACGTTTATCAAAATAAACTTTGATGCAGCCTTCAAAAATCACACAAAAAAATCATGTTCGAGCTTGGCAGGCAAGAATACAAATGGAATGTTTCCGATGTGGCAGAGACTGGCGCTGTGATGGTTGCGTTTTGGAAGTATTTTAAGCTTTGAACTGGAAgcttaatgttttattatatatttaacttGGTTCAATTATGGTGTTATCTTGGTGTGCAAACAAATTGTTGAGATCTTGGTCTCTTCAAGCTAATTTTTGCTGGAATTGATAGAGACTTTGGATAGGTTGGAAATGTCGTTTTCTCGATGGCGGAAAAGTTTAGATTCGAAATGGCATCTTCTTTGGAGATTGTAGGTATAAATCAGGTGAAAATGTTTTAAACTTGGTGGTGAGTTATTGCTTTGTTGTTATCGTAGGTCTGTTAGCGATTGAATGTGTTTGATTTAGTATGCTATATTGTTAAACTTTTGTTGCTGTTCTGTTCGTTTTTTACAACAGAACAGTTCgaatgaagcaaaaaaaaaaaaaacaaacaaataggcaggtgatgggctcaaaaacacaaaaaatcatCTCTCGTGTCATAAGACATTTTATAGGTTATCTTGGCAtaataattttgcaatttcttccTATTTTTGGCATCTtctaatttatgtttttaataacattgtaacaatttttataatttttaatatttttataatttttataatttttaaataatcctTACAATTattaatgatttaaaaaataatatatattttttataaatattagttatatttgtataatttttaataaaatttgaagggtttttttataaaaataataattaattatgaaaatgatattgaatctagattatttacgaaaatggggtATTTTCTACTATAAAAATAGGTGCCACCTGATTGGTTGGCGACActacgattttaaaaaaatacttttttaattggTGTTTTTTAAATGGTGTCACCTGACACATTTGCAATATCggcataaattttcaaaaaatattcatatttaaatattcatatttaaatggTTCATCTACGTGATTCATTGCTTCCATTCTTCATTTTTAAATGGGTATGctcaattatttttcaaattttctcttATATTCGAAGGAAGCTGgtcatatcatatatgtatatctgAATATGTGTCGGCACATGTGGCTAAAACTTTCAAAGTAACGTTGGGTTGACTATttggtgataagtaaaattttgaagGTTAAAATAGGTTTTAAGTACATATATATTTggtatatttaaattttgattcctttatttttaaatttaaaagtagCGTTTTTTATTcttcgagtttaaaaatttaagttcaattattatCATCGTTGAAATTCTttggtataaaattttaaaataaaaaaaatcacttaatagtGTCATGTAACAATAAAAAATAGCCTTGAAAATacttattaagaatttttttcttaaaaaaattcatatgagtccatgtaacgacccaaaatccgtaggcaccggaaaagtgtgttatcgggcctccgtcttagtgaaataagttagaaaataattattaaaaatatttatgagtctagtggtgtgtctaattagtttttaattaagtaaatttagcttaatttagagtaattagcaaaaaagattaaattgaataaagagtgaaagtctaattatagattaaaagaaagtaaaaagggctaaaatggcaattaagccatttagtAAAAAGGGCAAACATGTtaaaatctaagatatttttagattttaattatataaatatatataatttaattattaattacttttttatttaagtatatagatatttattatttattattattctattgaattataatttatattattaaattatgattattattattaaaaataaattaaaataaagacaaatgtatggtgattaaattatataagtgtaattcatatatttatacatttgtaatatatttatttagttactttttatttaagtaaaaagatttttatcatattaaaatattaaattatataaactaaataaaataaggacaattggatggtgatgataataggcaagtgtaaaatatatgtgtgtccaattgtaatatatatatttgttattaaataagatatttataattattataaagtcagtaaaataaaagaaatgaaataaaataaagtaaaaaagaaaCAGAGGACATTTCGAAACAGAAcaggaaagaaaaaggaaagaaagaagaaagggaaaattaaggttttaaagcttgaagtttaattgaTAAGTTTAATCAAGttcttttcttataaatttgatgtttttggaatcttagagtgaaatactcttgaatttaagttgaaaatttgaaagttaatagattttttagtagggtttatgttgaacaaatgatggaattgggggtttatttgatagaaattttgattagaattgaataaaggattgaattttaaactaagctataagttttgagttttagggattaaattgaaataaattcaaaattatgaaaatatgataaaaaattaagTAGTTAGATGTGAGTTTGGTAAGAAATTGAGTAGTAaaaaggtatgaattgagaaagaaaaatatataggtttagttgGGATTAAAGTGGAATTACAGTAAatgttagataaaaatttcagcatttaaattgtgttatgctaataattgtgaaattattttaattgttcgtagctaatatcgaggctgaagcatcggcccaaaaaagaaaaggaaagatcgCGTATAGGCATGACAAGTCATGTTGAAGAGCTCGACAAACTGGAACCTAAAAAAAAAGGCACAGTGCAACTCACAAGAATTAGCAATGcggaaaaatagaaaatttaccaAGGAAGAGATAGCTGAAAATAAAACTGGGCTGCAAATAAGGGTGCTATACAAAGGTCGGATTGACAGACAGATAGAACAAGAAAATTctcctaatttaatttaataattattgtttatatatatcGTAGTAGATGATCCAAAAAATCCTTGTATCGAAAATGTAaatatgtttgtttcttttaacaCCTATTTTGTGTGTATATTTTGGGAATGGAAGGACAAGAAGACAGGTATGGAATCAGTGCTCGTCAAGCCATGGCCAGTGCAACCGGATGTGCAGTGCATTCAGCAAGAGTTCCAAGCAATAGCTAAGGCCAATTTAGAACCAGAAGAGGATAAGAAAAGATCGCTTGAAGTAGCATCCAAGTTTGATTTATTACACCGACAGCGTAAAGAGGTAtgttaaatttttacaaatttaattactCAATCTAAGTCTCCCCTTAGTTATGCCAAATTAAAAAGTTAGATGGAATACTTAGATTGagtaattaaatttgtaaaaatttaacaTACCTCTTTATGCTGTCGGTGTAATATATCAAATTTGGATGCTACTTCAAGCAATCTTTCCTTATCCTCTTCTGGTTCTAAATTCGCCTTAGCTATTGCTTGAAACTCTTGCTGAATGCACTGCACATCCGGTTGCATTGGCCATGGCTTAACAAGCACTGATTCCATATGTCTTCTTGTCCTTCCATTCCCAAAATATACACACAAAATAGGtgttaaaagaaacaaacatattTACATTGTCGATACAAGGATTTTTTAGATCATCTACTACgatatatataaacaataattattgaattaaattaggAGAATTTACTTGTTCTATCTGTCTGTCAATCCGACCTCTGTATAGCACTCTTATTTGCGGCCCAGTTTTATGTTCAGCTATCTCTTCCTtggtaaattttctatttttccgCATTGCTGATTCTTGGGAGTTGCACTGTTCCTCTGTGCCTCTTTTTTTAGGTTCCAATTTGTCGAGCTCTTCAACGCGACTTGTCATGCCTATACGCGATATCGGATTGCTTATTTGATTATCATTGAACAATTCTTCGTTCTCTCCATTCTGATTGGTTGCTGGTGTCAAGCTCTCATACCATGACAAGCCTGCAATCTCATCGAATCTTCAAGATATGACAACGGATCAACAATGTCTTAAGGATAGTAGTGATGACGAGGATGAAGATGATACTTCTACCAAGGATGAAATGTCTAGTGAGGATCAGGTAGATGTCTAGCAATTATTATCATAACCAGCTGATATGCTCTTTGTAATAGCCaatttaaatatgtaataatTTACACACAATCATAATATGACATAAATTT
It includes:
- the LOC121209525 gene encoding uncharacterized protein, which encodes MKTMEKIHETCPNNKMGYGMAEFEHQSINYRLESLTINEEEFIKSSVPEIVKIYNDPTKRGINNVKVTASDDLTREGLQSKFRDLVNQLYDNGNDKVKCKDFPGLEQALKNARGEIPEYLESIAIQIEKDRGETTEFVLINIQILVCAAIKEMEDFSVGDLDWDTLKKWGATLNYAAEKFGFQVRFADNLLKEKLLAYFAVQNLYKSTAKK